The Plasmodium brasilianum strain Bolivian I chromosome 14, whole genome shotgun sequence genome contains a region encoding:
- a CDS encoding hypothetical protein (conserved Plasmodium protein), which yields MKEKYILFIYVQIVYFFLSWNTENVRGQHERGGKVSDLIRNFESLTNENSTSSISSRRNPSAISHERDTSGTSYLSNPSTDFNTNNPFEKNSDNGEKLLSRRRDLEYNEGEGPSYVNTNRKFSPMNKTQEFTATNGDDYDDDNDDYDDDNKDYLKQNYAQDNLSKMYSQQSRDVDDEYERTDKKENFYLGKSFDNFRKNLGLGIDDFKRNSDIYDNLNNRYSNLSNGYDGTDIYEDIQFLRPQNGENFNAAFIPSKLGSKAEAAYQNYKPLNESSSSSTYNENIDDKYNYAYSVNPIYNSIPSNYQHSDDTKYKESPRRSSLNYGSRRDNAYSDVNKNEHIDEGVDASVHVQSEYSLPVDNISYLHTYRGGIKPNDSEDDFRKKLSSQKENESREFYSVLKNLKSDDSNNNELLRRNKEHQYVAELKRRNDKRNGFFHRFRNNSNNRNENNDVTNNRIIDRNNEVRKKRFNFKGGKSPSNSDSTQKQREFDKVNSKNEGKSIEPLNVSIFNAYQNNLFLRKILRSASSNPLKNLFKSNSNTDNIISVTKELQEAAEQCISKNKNKLTKSLLMKELAFNDVKLLKNYDYAMSYITVHCNSKNNNTCLDIKPMAYKEEDKNAGNVLFKLPNTYILNTFEFMLSNTTMCRTFKSVTKNKIRDNNVKASDIILLFSNSYFKNVNPMLVNYLINFLTTKNEIYLKKYYLAVMLTFAPFIKPALKIYLGDRYMKTNKYLMDTEIQKIFTDLLFVSLQWIQAFQDRYSDANNTIIMYVYKSVTFSKNANVLYSGVFKSLEQILYLHRIRSDMENNNTDERHKMIVSTIMKYLRNAYSILYS from the coding sequence ATGAAGGAAAAGtacatattattcatttatgtccagatagtttatttttttttgtcctgGAATACTGAAAATGTAAGGGGACAGCATGAGAGAGGAGGTAAAGTAAGTGACCTCATAAGAAATTTTGAAAGCCTTACAAATGAAAACAGTACATCTTCCATCTCGAGTAGAAGGAATCCGTCTGCTATCTCGCATGAAAGAGATACATCTGGTACCTCGTACTTAAGTAATCCTTCCACTGACTTCAATACAAACAACCCATTCGAAAAAAATTCTGACAATggagaaaaattattaagtaGAAGAAGGGATCTTGAATATAATGAAGGGGAAGGTCCATCTTATGTCAATACGAACAGAAAATTTTCTCCTATGAACAAAACACAAGAGTTCACTGCTACCAATGGTGATGACTACGATGACGACAATGATGATTATGATGATGACAATAAAGATTATTTGAAGCAAAATTATGCACAAGATAACTTATCAAAAATGTACTCGCAGCAAAGTCGCGATGTGGATGATGAATACGAAAGGACAGATAAGAAAGAAAACTTTTATTTAGGTAAATCTTTTGATAATTTTAGGAAAAATTTAGGACTTGGTATAGATGATTTTAAACGTAATTCAGACATTTATGATAACCTAAATAATCGTTACAGTAACTTATCAAATGGATATGATGGCACAGATATATATGAAGATATCCAGTTTTTAAGACCACAAAATGGTGAAAATTTTAACGCTGCTTTTATACCTTCAAAGTTAGGCAGTAAAGCTGAAGCAGCATATCAGAATTATAAACCATTAAATGAaagcagtagcagtagtacttataatgaaaatatagaCGATAAGTATAATTATGCATACTCAGTTAAccctatatataatagtattcCAAGTAATTACCAACATAGTGATGATACGAAATATAAGGAATCTCCCCGTCGTTCCTCGTTAAATTATGGATCACGCAGAGATAACGCATATTCagatgtaaataaaaatgaacatatagATGAAGGTGTAGATGCAAGTGTACATGTTCAATCGGAGTACTCTTTACCTGTAGATAATATTTCCTATTTGCACACGTATAGAGGGGGTATAAAACCAAACGATAGTGAAGAcgattttagaaaaaaattatcatcacaaaaggaaaatgaaTCAAGAGAATTTTATAGTGtactaaaaaatttgaaatctgatgatagtaataataatgaattattGAGAAGAAATAAAGAGCATCAATATGTGGCAGAATTAAAAAGGAGAAACGATAAAAGGAATGGGTTCTTTCACAGGTTTAgaaataacagtaataataggAACGAAAATAATGACGTTACCAATAACCGCATAATTGATCGCAATAATGAGGTTAGAAAAAAGAGATTCAATTTTAAAGGAGGAAAAAGTCCATCTAACAGTGATTCTACACAAAAACAAAGAGAGTTCGATAAAGTgaattcaaaaaatgaagGGAAATCAATAGAACCACTAAATGTATCAATTTTTAATGCATaccaaaataatttatttttaaggaaaatTCTTCGATCTGCTTCTAGCAATCCTTTGAAAAACTTATTTAAAAGTAACAGTAATACAGATAACATCATATCAGTAACAAAAGAACTACAAGAAGCCGCAGAACAATGTATAagtaagaataaaaataaattaacaaaatcaTTGTTAATGAAAGAGTTAGCATTTAATGATgtaaaacttttaaaaaattatgattatgCAATGTCTTATATTACTGTTCACTGTAATtcgaaaaataataatacatgtCTAGATATTAAACCGATGGCATATAAAGAAGAGGATAAAAATGCAggaaatgttttatttaagtTGCCTAACACATACATTTTGAATACATTCGAATTTATGCTATCAAATACTACCATGTGTCGCACTTTCAAATcagtaacaaaaaataaaataagagaCAACAACGTGAAAGCATctgatattattttgttattttctaattcttattttaaaaatgtaaatccTATGTTAGTTAATTatcttataaattttttaacaactaaaaatgaaatttatttgaAGAAATATTACCTTGCTGTTATGTTGACGTTTGCTCCATTTATTAAACCAGCATTGAAGATATATTTGGGTGATAGATATATGAAGACAAACAAATACTTAATGGATACAGAGATTCAAAAAATCTTCACtgatttattatttgtttcttTACAATGGATTCAAGCATTTCAAGATAGATATTCGGATGCAAATAATACgattattatgtatgtatataaatcaGTTACCTTTTCTAAAAATGCAAATGTGCTATATTCTGGCGTGTTCAAATCTTTAGaacaaattttatatcttcaTAGGATACGTAGCGATATGGAGAACAATAATACAGACGAGAGGCATAAGATGATAGTTAGCACTATTATGAAATACCTGAGGAATGCATATTCCATCTTGTACTCTTAG